TCCAAGCCCAGCAACGTCGTCGCCCAGTCCCGCCGGAAGAAGGGCGGTTCGTCCTTCTCGTCGGCCGCGCTGTGGGAGAACGTGAAGGGGATCCTCGGGGCGGTCCTCCTGTTCTTCTTCATCCGCGCCTTCTTCTTCGAGGCGTATCGCATCCCCTCGGGGAGCATGATCCCCTCCATGCTGGTGGGGGACTGGCTCTTCGTGAACAAGCTGCGCTTCGGCCCGCACGTCCCCTTCACGGACGTCAACCTCCCGGGGTACGCGGAGCCCGCGCGCTACGACATCGCCGTCTTCATCTCGCCCCCACAGGTCGACCAGCCGTGGGACCCCACCCCCACCCTCGTGAAGCGCATCGTGGGCATGCCGGGTGACACGCTCTACATGCGCGACGCCAGGCTCTTCGTGAACGGCATCGAGCAGCGCCAGGGGTACGGCGCCTCGTCCGAGGCGGGCGACCCGAATGAGGTGAGCCCGCTCTTCGACTGGCAGAAGTCGGTCGCCCTGGCGTCGTC
Above is a window of Gemmatimonadetes bacterium SCN 70-22 DNA encoding:
- a CDS encoding signal peptidase I, whose amino-acid sequence is MAAKKSSKPSNVVAQSRRKKGGSSFSSAALWENVKGILGAVLLFFFIRAFFFEAYRIPSGSMIPSMLVGDWLFVNKLRFGPHVPFTDVNLPGYAEPARYDIAVFISPPQVDQPWDPTPTLVKRIVGMPGDTLYMRDARLFVNGIEQRQGYGASSEAGDPNEVSPLFDWQKSVALASSRFGPAPAQPTHDNWGPLVIPAGYYFMMGDNRYNSKDSRYWGVVPRENIRGRPLFVYYSWDPESGRPLPALTAIRWGRIGHWIK